The sequence TATTCCGTGAcagtaaatatttcacaatgtcttcatCTCCCTGTACACAGGCCAAATGAAGGACATTGTCACCATCATTATTTACTACTGAAGGATCTGCTCCACTCTCTAGTAGCAATTCAAACACACTGAATGTACTTTGTCTTGCTGCTAAAAGCAGTGGTGTCATCCCTTTCGACCCTCTACAGTTTATATCAACAACGTGTAGCTTGAGGATATGCTTCACTATCTTCTCATCTTCTCCCATAGATGCtaaatgaaggatgttgttaccATCACTATCTACTACTGAACGATTTGCTCCACTCTCTAGTAGCAATTTAAACACGTCGTATGTACTGTAAACTGCTGCTACCAGAAGTGCTGTCCTTCCTTTATATCCTCTACAGTTTATGTCCAGAGTTTGTAGCCTGAGGACATGCTTCACTATTTGTTCACTCTCTCCCTCACAGGCCatatgaaggatattgtcaccATTACTATTTACTGCTGAAGGATCAGCTCCACTCTCCAGTAGCAATTCAAACACATTGTATCTATTGTATTCTACTGCTAACAGCAGTGGTGTCCTCCCTTTCGATCCTCTACAGTTTATGTTCAGAGTGTGCAGCTTCAGGACATGCTTCACTATTTCCACATACCCTCTCTTACAGGCCAAATGAAGGACGTTGTCACCATCTCTATTTACTAAAGAAGGATCTGCTCCACTCTCCAATAGCAGGTGAGACATATGGCGTGtctgatattttacagttaacaGTAGCGGTGTCATATCACTAAATCTACTGTTTATATCCACAATGTGTAACATGAGGATATGCTTGACTATCTCCACATTTTTCCCTTCACAGGCCAAATGAAGGATGTTCTTACCATCAAATTCAACTTCTGACAGGTGGACTCTTTTTCTCACCAGAATATCAAATACTTCTCTTTTTCCATAATATGCTGCCAGCATCACTGGTGTCATTCCCTTGATAGTTCTTCCATTTATATCCACATTGTTTTGCATCAGGATAAAATTCACTAACTTATCATTTCCCCCGACACAGGCCCAGTGAAGGATGTTCGCTTTATTCAGGTCAGttactgacagatcagctcctCTTTTCACCAGAACATCAAATATTTCTCTTTCCCCAGTACCTGCTGCAATCATCACCGGTGTCAATGCACccctgttttcttcatttatatCTACAATGTTTTGCATCAGGATATAATTCACAATCTTAACATTTCTTCCTCGACAAGCCACATGgaggatgttgtcaccatcctCATCAGttactgacagatcagctcctCTTTTCACAAGAATATCAAATGCTTCGTTGTTTCCATCATATGCCGCAATCAGTACTGGTGTCATGTCTTCATCCCCTTTACTATTTATATGCACGATGTTTTGCATCAGGATATAATTCACAATCTTAACATTTCTTCCTCGACAAGCCACATGgaggatgttgtcaccatcctCATCAATCACTGTCAGATCAGCCCCTCTTTTCACAAGAACATCAAATGCTTCGTTGTTTCCATCATATGCCGCAATCAGTACTGCTGTCATGTCTTCATCCCCTTTACTATTTATATGCACGATGTTTTGCATCAGAATATAATTCACAATCTTTGCATTTCCTCCTCGACAAGCCACATGgaggatgttgtcaccatcctCATCAATCACTGTCAGATCAGCCCCTCTTTTCACAAGAACATCAAATGCTTCGTTGTTTCCATGATATGCCGCAATCAGTACTGGTGTCATGTCTTCATCCCCTTTACTATTTATATGCACGATGTTTTGCATCAGAATATAATTCACAATCTTTGCATTTCCTCCTCGACAAGCCACATGgaggatgttgtcaccatcctCATCAGTTACTGACAGATCAGCCCCTCTTTTCACAAGAATATCAAATGCTTCGTTGTTTCCATGATATGCCGCAATCAGTACTGGTGTCATGTCTTCATCCCCTTTACTATTTATATGCACGATGTTTTGCATCAGGATATAATTCACAATCTTTGCATTTCCTCCTCGACAAGCCACATGgaggatgttgtcaccatcctCATCAGTTACTGACAGATCAGCCCCTCTTTTCACAAGAATATCAAATACTTCTTTTTTCCCATGATATGCTGCAAGTAGCACTGGAGTCATTGCTTTAAAATCTTTACTATTTATGCCCACACTGGTTTGATTCAGAACATACTTCACTGTTTCCACATGTCCTCCAGTGCAGGAAAGATGGAGACTGTTTCTACTTTGCTGATTCACTGCTAAAGTACTAGCACCTTTTTCTATCAATAACCGAAACACATCTATTTTCCCATGATAAGCGGCTAACAACAATGGTGTCATATTATTTTCATCGTAGCCGTTCACGTCAACAATATTTTGTGTCAGGATATGTTTCACAATCTTCACATTTCCTCCTTGACAGGCCCAATGAAGGACATTTCTGTTTCTACTATCTTTTGTTAAGGTGTCAGCTCCTCTCTCTATCAGAAAGTGAAACACACCTTTGTTCCCATAACCAGCTGCCAACAACAATGGTGTAATGCCATTGTTATCTGTACTGTTTATAGACAGAACACTATGTTTCAAGACATATTTCACTATATCTACATTTCCTCCTCGACAGGATGCATGGAGGATATTTTCACCGTCGTCATCCTCTTTTGATATATCAGCTCCTATTTGCGAAAGGAAAAAAAACACGTCCGTCCTCCCAAACATCGCTGCTGACATCAACGGTGTTGTCCCGTTTCCTCCCCTACTTTCAATGTCTATGATCTTCTGTGAGTGGATATACTTCACTATCTCCAAGTTTCCCTCCATACAGGCAACGTGTAAGATATTGTTATCCTCATTGTCTAATAGGGTCAAATTTGCCCCTTTCTCCACAAGTAATTCCAGCAATGCCCTATGTTCTGCTACTGCCGCtatcattgccggtgtcctacCAGTTGGACCTCTTGAATTAACGTTTGAAGGATCTACAGACAATAAGTACTTAACTTGATCCAAGTCTCCTAGTCTACAGGCATCAATAAAAGTAGTGTTGACAAAGGCCCGGCTAGATGTTTGATGATGTTCGTCTGAAAGAAACGATAACACCGTTTTCAGTTTAGACCCATGTTCATTTAACCCTTTAAAGATCACttgcaacaaacaaatcaaacatcatTGAAACATATtcatcacttgttcatgatgtacaaaatgcattggtgattgggaaaaaacaaagaaacatataAGTGTATAATCGCTACTCACAAATGCATTATTTTGTGCTagggtttacctccctcaaaacgagcgagtgactgagttaatatttaacgccacatcggcaggaatgcagccatatcgtgactagaacatttatgtatatggtaaaaaaactgtcgacaaaggacagtagaacaagtagaatatcacaataagaaataaaactagcgtgaaaattaaaacaaatatcactattcagacaatacactataaaagcAGGCTGTAGATCATCAACAAAAAagggtaaatcaccatactaggggccatggggacttacagtacttctgctacctgcatggtccctagttggatttacaccatcccctcagctgctggtgattgtctTCATAGTTCTCGATTTGAAATaggtgtcccttgtgatggactgtcattatttcatcacaagggatgcaggaCGGAAGATCCTCgtatttcaaaagatattcattcatatatctggtgtggccaataggACATTgttgcatgatgacctcttcacatCTGGACcaacaacccaagtaggtgtaaccaacatatagttttatttcatgtaatttaatgatgcctacctgggtgtcccacttcttctgcatgagaTGACGTATATAGGATCTAacgttagctttataatcagtgtatgtaacaagaagtggtgtcacagatttgttgagaggtgccttggcagcaagatcagccaatgtgttaccagaaatacctTCCTGgattggtaaccaacaaaagacgatgtcatattggccagtagcaagatcatcgTTATAcgtttcaataatttcaatcaaaagtggttgtttacaagaaagacttttaatagcctgaaggcaagaaagggaatctgaaaatatgatatattgtttatatttacgacggctttgaatatatttaaggcaaagccttagaccttgatgatggacagaatctaataggtttaagttgcttttgcaggctccaccagatacgatggagccataatcaagtttagaacgcatgAGTGATCAATATAGATGGAGAattgagaatttgaaaccactttcaacaaatcaagtgctttcaggcatttagttttaagggttTAAATaagcggtaaaaacgttaagtgtgattagacccaagaactttccttccttcacaactttaattggtgtgccatctagagataattctgtgtctttatgtggtttatatttacgagaaaaatgtatgcagttaatTTTCGATTTGGGAAATTTAAAGcatgtttttaccacgacaaaaacatttaacatCATCCACacataacgatccatcaattgaatcgattacaacttttgataaactgtttatctttatgctacaaagtgtaacagacaaaatactgccttgtgagtgagtgagtgagttaggcacccgtggcgagccacctcctcgtggtgggtgctgggtaacgccaagagctcgccgacacccccgtagtggacccggggggatatttggtccaccaacccgtttgccgtgggttgcggccctgtgttggcagaggaagggatcctggtggttgagggcaataggagcttgcgaccgtgttcctgttgctcaacacaccactttggctcGAATGGGcacggttcgaccaatcggctggtcatgccaagccctgtgcatgtagtattattacatttattaatgcacatatatcatttagAATTGTAACTTTGCACTTGGCTTTGTTATctcaaacatttttcatttacaaatatgttgttctgaatttTAATATGAacttggccgcgtttcgttcttattgagactcctgacaagacaccgttaaagttgaacccctttgctgtatccaagggtattgctggggaggtgaaaaatattagacgcttgcgttcgggtgccctgctagtcgaatgcgggaaaaagcagcaagcaacgaacctgatgaacatgaaatctttcgtgggcattccggtcacggtctctgctcacaagacctggaacactagtaaaggtatcatcagaaaTCGCGATCGATTGTTTGcagatatgtcagaacttgacatgggatcagaaatgaaagatcaaggtgtgctgtgcGTCAAGCACTTCTCGACTCGaaagaacaatgaaacatttccaacaaatacatatctgtctactttctcatgtccaaatgctcctaaatcagtgaaggcaggctattgtaacatacaagttgacacctacatccccaacccgctaaggtgttttaaatgccagaaatatggacatggcgtgaatacttgcacattgtctgttgtgtgtgctcactgtggagagaaaacacacacaacagaagattgtgacagtgatttaaaaaaatgcaccaactgttcaggcgaccattcatcttctttgaaacagtgtcctatttggaaagaacaaatggagataaacagaataaaatttactcaaaatatctccttttctgaggcaaaaaaactggtaaagaggtctgattttccagaaagttatgctacagtagcaaaaccatcatcggagtctacctctaaaataacaaaatcatccacaggatgccagactaccttgacttgggtaaattgcgattctccacagcttttataccctgccatatcatctcagactgaggaatcacttcctagtacctcaaagtcttcttctgatcacaaatcatcatctcagtcaaactcaaagtctcagtcgacagctcatagtcaacaaactgtgaaaagtaaaccaaagccaaagtctgatgcttcaaaacaaccaagtggcagagctccgaaagggtcacagaacaaaattcaactgttcaataaatacgggtctcttgaagacatggacgtttctgaaaacgtccattctagggcacatagcttgtcgccctccaaactagtgcggggtagatccccaataaatccccctaaaagagaGTTTGTtccaatattgtacagtggaactgcagaggattaaggacaaatttacatgaactacagctattagtccaagattttacaccttcagcgatatgtctccaagagacatatttaaaacaaacagatatatttgaccttcgacattttaatgcatatcattgtttttcccctccgggtgataaggccactggtggatcatccattcttgtcagacaaaacgttattcaaagccctgtttcacttaataccaatatgcaggctgttgcagtgagaattactttacatgtagcgtctACGCTATGCTCTATATATATTttgccatcttcgacgtttgccaaaacagatcttcaagctctatatgaccaactcccgaagccctgtattataatgggagatttaaatggacacaacccactctggggtagtgtaactacaaacactagaggtaaattgttggagggcttttgttctgacaatgatttatgtatttataataatggttccagcacatatttacaccctggtacagggacctattctgctctcgacatgtcactcacaaattcagaactactaaatgaattcgaatggtcactCTCCAaagacctctgtggaagtgaccattttcctactatattaaaacctgtaactccatctgatgttcctccatcatcaaggcggaattttaaaaaggctaactgggctttatatgaaacactgtgtgctgaaaagcttaacctgaacgttttattgacgttcctgatgctattaaatgcttttctgatcaactgaactccatagctgatcagtgtataccaaattcctctgtagttccacacataagaaaaccatggttcaacgatgagtgcaaacaagctaggaaggcaaggaagaagGCCGaatattatttccgtcgccatcctatggtgcataatttaaataaatttaagattttaaatgctaaagcacggcgtacttttaaacagaacaaacgccaatcttggcaacattatgtatctaaaataaattctcggacacccatgtccaaggtatggaacatggtccagaaaatcaaaggtaaaggtactaaatttactgtccatcatcttgaacatggagatcaattgcttactgacaaatcagatattgctaataacctaggtgaaacccttgctaaatattct comes from Haliotis asinina isolate JCU_RB_2024 chromosome 13, JCU_Hal_asi_v2, whole genome shotgun sequence and encodes:
- the LOC137259434 gene encoding ankyrin-3-like — encoded protein: MTPVLLAAYHGKKEVFDILVKRGADLSVTDEDGDNILHVACRGGNAKIVNYILMQNIVHINSKGDEDMTPVLIAAYHGNNEAFDILVKRGADLSVTDEDGDNILHVACRGGNAKIVNYILMQNIVHINSKGDEDMTPVLIAAYHGNNEAFDVLVKRGADLTVIDEDGDNILHVACRGGNAKIVNYILMQNIVHINSKGDEDMTAVLIAAYDGNNEAFDVLVKRGADLTVIDEDGDNILHVACRGRNVKIVNYILMQNIVHINSKGDEDMTPVLIAAYDGNNEAFDILVKRGADLSVTDEDGDNILHVACRGRNVKIVNYILMQNIVDINEENRGALTPVMIAAGTGEREIFDVLVKRGADLSVTDLNKANILHWACVGGNDKLVNFILMQNNVDINGRTIKGMTPVMLAAYYGKREVFDILVRKRVHLSEVEFDGKNILHLACEGKNVEIVKHILMLHIVDINSRFSDMTPLLLTVKYQTRHMSHLLLESGADPSLVNRDGDNVLHLACKRGYVEIVKHVLKLHTLNINCRGSKGRTPLLLAVEYNRYNVFELLLESGADPSAVNSNGDNILHMACEGESEQIVKHVLRLQTLDINCRGYKGRTALLVAAVYSTYDVFKLLLESGANRSVVDSDGNNILHLASMGEDEKIVKHILKLHVVDINCRGSKGMTPLLLAARQSTELNGY